A section of the Pseudomonadota bacterium genome encodes:
- the glp gene encoding gephyrin-like molybdotransferase Glp — MTGAVALSLEQAWLRLEEAVPRHRPESEAVAVKQACGRVLAEDVHAAIDSPPADNSAMDGFAVNVRDVRLDQSIRLSQRIAAGQAPVPLETGTAARVFTGAEIPDGANCVVIQENCEYDAQHVQIRRGLREGVNIRWRANDVKQGDRVLRQGTEIRPQEIGFLLSSGIGQIHVFKPLRVGVVATGDELVDVTELDGRQTNEMVLPPGKIIESNSPMILSTLAALGCDATAYRAPDTLDATRRVLSEAVSDNDAVLTIGGVSVGEEDHVQAALNTLGRTEFWKINIKPGKPFLFGEAEGTPVLGLPGNPVSSFVTFHLFCAPFLSKLKGADFRLPARLPAIAGFSSDKLSDRVDHLRGRIVSDYPDLVVEPSGTQSSSVQGALCAADVLIVIPANTQIKRGQSLRVIRL, encoded by the coding sequence ATGACCGGGGCGGTTGCACTCTCGCTGGAACAAGCTTGGCTGCGCCTTGAAGAGGCGGTGCCGCGCCATCGGCCGGAGAGTGAGGCTGTCGCCGTCAAGCAGGCGTGCGGCCGTGTTCTGGCCGAGGATGTGCATGCGGCAATTGATTCACCACCGGCCGATAATTCGGCGATGGACGGGTTTGCCGTCAACGTGCGCGATGTGCGCCTTGATCAATCCATTCGCCTGTCACAGCGCATTGCGGCAGGACAAGCGCCCGTACCGCTTGAAACTGGCACGGCGGCCCGGGTGTTTACCGGCGCGGAAATTCCCGATGGCGCCAACTGCGTGGTGATTCAGGAAAACTGCGAGTACGACGCACAGCACGTTCAGATTCGCCGCGGACTCCGTGAGGGCGTGAACATCCGATGGCGTGCCAACGACGTGAAGCAGGGCGACCGCGTGCTTCGGCAAGGAACGGAAATTCGGCCGCAAGAAATCGGCTTTTTGTTGTCGTCAGGTATCGGCCAAATTCATGTGTTTAAACCGTTGCGCGTCGGCGTTGTCGCAACCGGCGACGAGCTGGTGGATGTGACTGAGCTTGACGGACGTCAAACGAATGAGATGGTGCTGCCGCCCGGCAAGATTATTGAGTCCAATTCGCCCATGATTCTGTCGACACTCGCAGCGCTAGGCTGTGACGCCACTGCCTACCGCGCACCCGATACATTGGATGCGACGCGACGCGTGTTGAGCGAGGCCGTGTCGGATAATGATGCGGTGCTGACCATCGGCGGTGTGTCGGTTGGCGAAGAAGACCATGTGCAGGCTGCGCTCAATACGCTTGGTCGCACCGAGTTTTGGAAAATCAACATCAAGCCCGGCAAACCGTTTCTGTTCGGTGAAGCGGAGGGCACGCCGGTGTTGGGTTTACCGGGAAATCCGGTGTCGTCATTCGTTACGTTTCATCTATTCTGCGCGCCGTTTTTGTCTAAGTTAAAAGGCGCTGATTTTCGCTTGCCCGCTCGGCTACCGGCGATTGCGGGCTTCTCCAGTGACAAGCTGAGTGATCGGGTTGATCATCTGCGTGGTCGAATCGTCAGTGATTATCCAGATCTTGTGGTCGAACCCTCCGGTACGCAGTCTTCATCGGTGCAGGGGGCATTGTGCGCGGCTGACGTGCTAATCGTTATTCCAGCGAATACACAAATTAAAAGAGGCCAGTCGCTGCGTGTGATTCGATTGTAA
- the moaB gene encoding molybdenum cofactor biosynthesis protein B: protein MTQQFLTIAVLTVSDTRTLENDTSGDFLSQALTEAGHGLAHRLLVKDDIYDIRAVVSEWIASREIHVVLVTGGTGFSGRDSTPEAIRPLLDKQVEGFGEVFRAMSYEEIGSSTIQSRAFAGLANHTLVVCMPGSTGACRTAWRVVKEQLDSTHKPCNFVGTLLADRGAS, encoded by the coding sequence ATGACACAACAATTTTTGACTATTGCCGTACTGACCGTATCGGATACGCGCACACTGGAAAACGACACGTCTGGCGATTTTTTGTCCCAGGCACTCACCGAGGCGGGTCACGGACTGGCCCATCGCCTGTTGGTCAAAGACGATATTTACGATATCAGAGCGGTCGTTTCGGAGTGGATTGCCTCCCGTGAGATCCATGTCGTACTCGTCACGGGGGGCACCGGTTTTTCGGGCCGCGACTCCACGCCCGAGGCGATTCGGCCGCTGCTTGACAAGCAAGTAGAAGGCTTCGGCGAAGTGTTTCGCGCGATGTCCTATGAGGAGATCGGGAGTTCCACCATTCAGTCGCGCGCGTTTGCCGGGCTTGCCAATCATACGCTGGTGGTGTGCATGCCGGGGTCGACAGGCGCGTGCCGCACGGCATGGCGCGTAGTCAAAGAGCAGCTCGACAGCACCCACAAACCCTGCAACTTCGTCGGAACGCTGTTGGCCGATCGCGGTGCGTCTTAG
- a CDS encoding sulfite exporter TauE/SafE family protein encodes MNLLLPAFGVTALVYAMVGFGGGSTYAALLALSTLDYRLLPILVLICNIVVVSGGVVQYTRAGLMHYRSMLPLVFTSVPAAWLGGTLAVSQPVFMLTLGAALVVSGLLLVTQYGPSDRTRSDNWPILAPVLGGGLGFLAGVVGIGGGIFLAPLMHHLHIAGARKIAATASFFILVNSVAGLAGQLSKQAETSLSFSEFGVYIWLPVAVLIGGQIGSRLSARHLPGPWIKRLTGVLVLAVGTRLLWQHTVT; translated from the coding sequence GTGAATCTACTCCTACCCGCGTTCGGCGTCACTGCGTTGGTGTATGCGATGGTGGGGTTCGGCGGGGGCTCAACCTATGCGGCGCTGTTAGCGCTCTCTACCCTCGATTATCGTCTGCTGCCCATTCTCGTGCTCATCTGTAACATCGTGGTGGTCAGTGGCGGCGTTGTGCAGTACACCCGCGCTGGACTCATGCACTATCGCTCTATGCTGCCGCTGGTGTTCACGTCGGTGCCAGCCGCCTGGTTGGGCGGCACACTGGCGGTTTCGCAGCCGGTTTTCATGCTGACGCTGGGCGCGGCATTGGTTGTGTCGGGCCTACTATTGGTTACTCAGTATGGCCCTTCGGACCGAACGCGGTCGGACAACTGGCCGATACTCGCGCCGGTGTTGGGCGGTGGGTTAGGCTTTTTGGCGGGCGTGGTCGGAATTGGCGGCGGCATTTTTCTTGCGCCATTGATGCACCACCTCCACATTGCAGGTGCCCGCAAAATAGCGGCTACGGCGAGCTTCTTTATCTTGGTAAACTCAGTGGCGGGACTCGCTGGACAGCTGAGCAAACAGGCGGAAACTTCGCTCAGTTTCTCGGAGTTTGGTGTGTACATATGGCTGCCCGTTGCAGTGCTCATTGGCGGGCAGATCGGCAGTCGCTTGAGCGCTCGCCATCTGCCGGGCCCCTGGATAAAACGGCTAACCGGCGTGTTGGTGCTGGCTGTCGGCACGCGCCTTCTCTGGCAGCATACCGTCACTTAG
- a CDS encoding molybdenum cofactor guanylyltransferase, giving the protein MVNEEPGQVTGVVLAAGRARRAGGVNKALVPWPDGDRSVPLFEFAAANLRACCERVFINTERDRAVFEAAGYAVIGDGPFVDHGPLAGIYAGCQATDDEWLAVAPCDQLALPNQVYAKLVQAARRDGAAYAVSGGSLIPTCAVLHTKLVHLVREALMDQRLALVPFMQRHAVPVRFDDVEFANVNDPFGGSANRERPTE; this is encoded by the coding sequence ATGGTGAACGAAGAACCCGGTCAGGTGACGGGTGTGGTGCTTGCTGCAGGGCGCGCGCGACGCGCCGGAGGTGTCAATAAGGCGCTTGTTCCGTGGCCGGATGGCGATCGATCGGTGCCACTGTTCGAGTTTGCGGCGGCCAATCTTCGCGCCTGTTGTGAGCGGGTGTTCATTAACACCGAGCGCGACCGTGCCGTTTTTGAAGCAGCAGGTTATGCGGTAATTGGTGATGGACCTTTTGTTGACCATGGTCCGCTGGCCGGGATTTATGCCGGCTGTCAGGCGACCGATGATGAGTGGCTGGCCGTCGCCCCTTGTGACCAGCTTGCTTTGCCCAATCAGGTGTATGCCAAGCTCGTCCAAGCAGCGCGACGAGACGGCGCTGCCTACGCCGTCTCTGGTGGCAGTCTCATTCCGACCTGTGCCGTGCTTCATACGAAGCTTGTCCACCTCGTACGGGAAGCCCTGATGGATCAAAGACTGGCCCTTGTCCCGTTTATGCAGCGGCACGCGGTGCCTGTACGTTTTGATGATGTTGAGTTTGCCAATGTAAATGATCCGTTCGGCGGGTCTGCCAACCGCGAACGGCCCACCGAGTGA